The genome window TGCCCTTCATAGATCCCCCCTCTGAAGCCCATTCATTGACCCCAGCTTAAGAATTCCTGCACAAGAGACATCTTTTCCCCCAGAAAAGCACTAAGAACAAGATgaatattggggggggggatagaAAGTAGACTGTTTCATAACAGTGaaatatattatactgtacattactaCAATACATAGTACAGTATGTCATGAAAATGAACGGTGAAGAGAGATGAAACATGAAACCACAGCTATAGAAATTTGTTACAGTGCATATCCCAGATAATGACCAtgttttgattttctgtttatattgcTATTAGGTCTTCAGAGGTGGCAACGACAGCCATGGCTTTCCAGACCCTGGGCATAATCATGTCTATGATCGGCTTGGCTGGCACCATTCTCATCTGTGCCTTGCCCATGTGGCGCGTGACAGCCTTTGTCGGCACCAACATCGTGGTGGCACAGGTCTTCTGGGAGGGCCTGTGGATGAACTGCGTGTACGAGACCACGGGTCAGATGCAGTGCAAGATCTATGACGCCCTGCTGGACCTGTCCCCTGACCTCCAGGCGGCTCGGGGCCTGGTGGTGATTGCCATGGTGCTAGCTTGCTTGGGCTTCCTCATCTTCCTGGTGGGTGCCCAGTGCACCAAATGCCTGGCAAACCCAAGGGCCAAGGCCCGCGTGGTCTTGGCATCTGgggtctccttccttctctcagGCCTCACTACCATCGTGCCCGTCTCCTGGACCGCCAACACCATCATTCAGGACTTCCATAATCCAATGGTTCCAGAGCCGCTCAAGAAGGAGCTGGGCGCAGCGCTCTACGTGGGCTGGGTCACTGCAGGGTTCCTGCTCTTCGGAGGGGCAGTTCTCTGCACCACCTGCCCTCCTGAGAAGGTCACCTACTCCACTCGCTACACGCTTGCTGACACCCACAACTCTGCTCAACGCAGTTATGCCATAAAAAATTACGTCTGACAGAGGGTGTCTACCTGACAGGGACACTAACTACAGCGGTATTTTCACAGGTTCTTCCGAAAactatatttttgtacatttagatTGACTTTTGAGCCTCCTGTATGAcattaacatgaaaaattagAGCTCAGATATATACACTGGAGATTTGGGAGgattaaaaggaaaatgttaatgCGTTACAGTGTAGACTGCGTAGCCTGCTGGAAATAAATATGCACTGTATcctgaaattcagtttttcttttgtaaaagaCTTTTCTTCCTCAAAAGAGGATCCTCTGTGATACTGAGAatttgcacaaaataaaaatgaaccaatTATACACAAGCTTTGTAGCATTCCTTTTGCGTTAAGCAACAGTCCTCTGCCTCAAAAGAAGTGTCATGTTCTCACAGCGAATTGCCAACCACTCGCTTTTAACCTTTTCAATGAAACTGAACGTTGTGTCTTCcagcaaatggaaaaacatgcagACAGTAAAAAGCACAAGCCAACGTTGCAACGAAATAAAAACTTCACAGAAAGTGATCGCGTTACGAAAGGAATTAAAAGAGAAAGCAGCGAACACCGAACGCACAGGAGTTTCTGCTCCTCTTACTGACTCATCAGGCCTGGGTCTGTGTCTGTGGGGATCTTTGTTTCCGCCTCTGTGAGTGGAAACTGAAAGGATTGTGTTCTGAAGCTGTGGTAAGACAAAGCATAGTCAAAATACTCCCCGCCCAGAGCTGGAATGTGGGAGAGCTGGTCTGCGGCTCTGCAGCAGCCATCAGATCGGATTCCCTCCCATACAGAAGCTCACTTTCGCAGAGCCATGGAGAGGAAGGTCGAGCTGGTTGCCTTCGGACTGAGCGTCGTCGGCTGGCTCTGCGCCGTCCTCACCAGGTGCCTGCCCATGTGGAGAGTGAGCGGGGACCTGGGCAACACCACGGGCACGCTGCCAGTCTACTGGGACGGAGTGTGGCTGGACTGGGAACACCACAGTGTCGGAGCTCTGCGCTGCAGCCTCTACCAGTCGCTACTAAGCCTCGGGGGGAACTTTCGCGCCTGGCAGGCAATGATAACGTCCTCCATCGGCGTCGGGGTTTTTCCACTTGTCATCTACACCATTGGATGGCTGAAATTCCCTGACCGAGTTCAGGTGAAGGTGGTCTCGGGGGCGGCATTCATTTTGTCAGGGGTCCTGCTCCTCATTCCTGTATCCTGGACCACACACGACACCACAAAGGTTCTGGAGACCCTTCCATCGCTGCGCAGAGACTGGGGAGAGGCCTTGTATGCCGGCTGGACAGCCATGTCCCTGTTGATTCTTGGAGGAGGTATCCTTTGCACCAGGTGCTCAGCAGCCAGAACGCAAGAGGTGGCAAGGCCTATTCAAGCGGACCCTTTCATCCCTATTCACAACGCTGCCTTTGGGCCAGGACATGTATTTCACTCGGTCTGAAAAGGCACTtcctatttatttgtttccatgACAGATCTAATTTAagataataaattaaatgagatGATGAGAGACATCCCCAGCAGTATTGTTTTCAAATACACTTCAGTTGTTCTGCTGGTTATTTCAACAGACAACCTTGACAACAATGCTGCAATAGGATGCAGTGTTATGTTATGCTATGTTATTAGTAATTCACAACTATGGGGAAACTTGCAAAACCTTTGTCATACAGGACAGAATAGGTTCTACACTGCTCCATATTTAGGATCAAGGGGAATGGCTGAATGCTGCTTAATGAAACCGACAATCTTTCCACAGCGTAAATGCATGATTGTACAGCGGTAAGTAGAGCAGCCTCTGCTCCTCCAgtagtttgtttttctctctcccaaCTCAATTAATCAAACACCTTCTACACACCCAAGATGCTTCAGGCATGTtctgttctggtttcctctttgTCTACATTACCATATGGTGCTCACCCTCGTCATGCACACCAAGTTTCAAGTCTATTCCCAACTTCTTGGTCTCAGCTGATTCCAAAGTTACAGTAACACACTCAATTGGATAGACATGCCTATCAACCTATCTGAATTATTTAGGTATGAATATAAGAAACTCTCAGCATTTTTGTGCCTTCTGTTGTCATCAACACTTTTTATAAGACAGACCTAACAGGTTTAACTGTTATCCAGCTGATTTTTTCTGAGTGTTAGGGGAACATTCTGTGGGATTCACAAACACATACCAAACGTAATCATTGTTGCAGTTCTGCTCCTGAATCCACAGATGAGACAGACAGTACCATTATAAATCACAAATCCACAGAGGACATAACTattacagaaacagaaaattgtGTTGTGTGCAAATATCATGCTGCAAACATACCAATTTATTCAGAtcatgctgc of Scleropages formosus chromosome 10, fSclFor1.1, whole genome shotgun sequence contains these proteins:
- the LOC108922471 gene encoding claudin-4-like — encoded protein: MAFQTLGIIMSMIGLAGTILICALPMWRVTAFVGTNIVVAQVFWEGLWMNCVYETTGQMQCKIYDALLDLSPDLQAARGLVVIAMVLACLGFLIFLVGAQCTKCLANPRAKARVVLASGVSFLLSGLTTIVPVSWTANTIIQDFHNPMVPEPLKKELGAALYVGWVTAGFLLFGGAVLCTTCPPEKVTYSTRYTLADTHNSAQRSYAIKNYV
- the LOC108922381 gene encoding claudin-4-like; the protein is MWESWSAALQQPSDRIPSHTEAHFRRAMERKVELVAFGLSVVGWLCAVLTRCLPMWRVSGDLGNTTGTLPVYWDGVWLDWEHHSVGALRCSLYQSLLSLGGNFRAWQAMITSSIGVGVFPLVIYTIGWLKFPDRVQVKVVSGAAFILSGVLLLIPVSWTTHDTTKVLETLPSLRRDWGEALYAGWTAMSLLILGGGILCTRCSAARTQEVARPIQADPFIPIHNAAFGPGHVFHSV